gggtgtgggtgtggcgaaagCTGTCCAGAGGCTTGGTTAGCTTCGCGGCACCCATTTTCGCCTCTGGACTTAACTTATTTTCGCCCCAGCCCTTGGCGCCGTACCTCACTGGTATTGTGGCGAAgggtgtgggtgtggcgaaaggtGTCCAGAGGCTTGGTTGGCTTCGTGGCCCCCATTTTCGCCTCTGGACTTAACTCATTTTCGCCCCCAGCCCTAgacgccgtaccttattggtaTTGTGGCGAAGGGTGTGGGTGTGACGAAAGGTGTCCAGAGGCTTGGTTGGCTTCGCGGCCCCCATTTTCGCCTCTGGACTTAACTTATTTTCGCccccagcccttgacgccgtacctcaTTGGTGTTGTGGTGAAgggtgtgggtgtggcgaaaggtGTCCAGAGGCTAGGTTGGCTTCGCGGCCCATTTTCGCCTCTGGACTTAACTCATTTTCGCCCCAGCCCTAGGCGTCGTACCTCATTCGTGTTGTGACGAAgggtgtgggtgtggcgaaaggtGTCCAGAGGCTTGGTTGGCTTTGCGGCCCCCATTTTCGCCTCTAGACTTAACTTATTTTCGCCCCCAGTCCTTGGCGCCGTACCTCATTGGTGTTGTGGCGAAAGGTGTCCAGAGGCTAGGTTGGCTTCGCGGCCCCCATTTTTGCCTCTAGACTTAACTCATTTTTGCACCCAGCCGTTGAGGCCATACCTCATTGGTGTTATGGCGAAGGGTGTGGGTATGGCGAAATGTGTCCAGAGGCTAGGTTGGCTTCGAAGCCCCCCAGCTTGGACTTAACTAATTTTCGCCtccagcccttgacgccgtaccttattggtactgtggcgaagggtgtgggtgtggcgaaaggtGTCCAGAGGCTTGGTTGGCTTCGCGGCCCACATTTTCGCCTCTGAACTTAACTCATTTTCGCCCCCAGCCCTTGGCGCCGTACCTCATTGGTATTTTGGCGAAGGCTTGGGGGTGGCGAAAGGTGTCCAGAGGCTAGGTTGGCTTCGAAGCCCCCCAGCTTGGACTTAACTAATTTTCACccccagcccttgacgccgtatcTTATTGGTACTGTGGCGAAGGGCATGGGTGCGACGAAACCTTTTCACccccagcccttgacgccgtactTCATTGGTATTTTGGCGAAGGGCTTGGGGATGGTGAAAGGTGTCCAGAGACTAGGTTGGCTTCGAAGCCCCCCTGCTGGGACTTAACTAATTTACACCCTTAGCCCGATgccgtaccttattggtactGTGGCGAAGGGTGTGGATGTGGCGAAACCTTTTCGCCCCCAGCCCTTGACGCCATACCTTTTTGGTATTGTGGCGAAGGGCATGGCGTGGCGAAGGGGCTCCCATTTCACCCTTTTGGTCTGGGTTCCCCACGGACGGCGCCAACTGTTGTCGAATGGACAACTGCGTcacgtcgaaggacgtggttactcaacagtgttGGAAAAGCAATAAATGTATTGATTGATAAAATTTTTGGGATCCCCCCACTACATGGCCCTGTGGgtctatttatagccttagcACAGGCTTACACCTTCTAGGTTTAGGTTTACAGGGgattttacatggttgcccttataaaagggacatttacatgggtacgcAGTGTCATTTGCATATATGGGCCTCTTGGCGAAGGGGCCTTAAAGGTCGGGGGCCGCCTGTTGGGCCTCCTTGATGCCGAACTCGTCATGGCAAAGTCTTTGTGGTTCGTCATACGCCCTTCGCCCGAGATGCCTTCGCCCGAGAAGCCTTTACTTGCGGGGTACCGACGCGGCTTTCCATCTTCGCTTATGGCTTTCGCCATAGGGCTTCGCCCAACTGGTCTTGACGGCTTTACAGTCTTCGCCACCTTCGCTTATGGCTTTCGCCATAGGGTTTCGCCCAAGTGGTCTTGACGGCTTTGGCTTGAATCCTTGATGGTACTatggtttcggcaggtccgGCCGAAGGGCTTCATGGCATGCCTCCAACATTGAGTATGGGACTTATCGCCCATCATGAATGGGACGTTCTTCTTCATGAGACTGACCATAATTGTTGATTTGTAACATCTAAACTTCCATTGTAGCAAGCATACGGAAGCAGAAAATGGCAGGAGCTCATGCAACAGTAACAGCAGACAGGTCCCATGTCCTGTAGTCTAACATCAAATAATTTCTTACTGGATAGAATGAACAACTTGAGAAACTCAGCTGGTACGAACTCTCAAGTTGCACCTCACAGCTTGTCCTGAGCACCAATGCTTCATATGCAATACATCGTAATCTTCCAGATGAAATTAATTGTCTTCTGGAAACCGTCCCATCCAAGGTGAGTATGGAAAAAACTTTTGTATAAATGGCTGAATGCCCACCTCTGTTCCATAATTTGTTGGACGGAGGCTGCCCAAGTCTTGAATCTTTGAGCTATTTAAGTGGTAGGCCAATCCTCTTCTCAACGAATCACTCAAGAAGATAACCTCCTTGTAAGGGTGAAATCCAAGAAAATCAATATAACCACCAGAGTTATATCTGCCCCTCCTTGTAGTGTCAACAAGAAAATTAATATAACCACCAGATCCCCTGCTGTTGGTCTCAATAACATTATCATTGTCTGAGTCCCATTCAAACCTGTCCTCTACCACTGCCTCATTGTTACCGTCTTCATACTCAAATCCCCGCTCCTGATTGTTAATATCTTGTAAAGTCCAGGGTCCAGGCCCGTCAATTATTTGACATGGCTGAATACTACACGAATCCTTGCATACCCACTCCATTCTGTCACTCGATTCATCAAGAATATAGATCAAAAAACGGGATGCCAAGTGACGCACAGCACAGTACACCCCTTTCATTGATTTTCCCAAATAAAGATTTGTGTATGCCATCCCCTCACAATCTGAAGGTGGCTTGATTACTTGATATTTCCCATTGGATAATGATATTCTACAAGAATCAAATATTTGAGAAATATTAATAAACGACAATTGAATTTTCGTTTCATTACTAGGTACAAAGATGAATGATAATGCCAATGAAGTGAGTATTTACCTCATAACATACTTGTTTTGGCAATATACATAAAGTACTCCCCGGCAATAAACAGAAGTGTCTGGAACATAAACAGAAGTGTCTGGAACATATGGGTGATCCAACCGCATGTCAGAAACATTCCCTGCAGCCTCCCCTTCTCGAACAAATGACCTCTCCTCCCACACCTTTGTCCTTGATGAGAACACATGCAGGATGCAAGGCGACGGTGGCCATTCTAATTCCTCTATTGCAGGGTCTAACTTGTCATCTGAATTCAACATGTTATACCACACATTGGATCGTCGGATCTCAGGGATCATGAATACCTCAAAATGCGGTGACAACGTGGGGTCGAAGACAAGGTACTCCCTGTGGAAAATGTGCTCTACGACCATATATGGGCATGGGGGCAGTGGCGCCGACTGTCGTGTGGCTGGGTTAACCACATACTTGTGAAACAAGAGAAGCCCATTGCAGTGGTCTATAATGCAGGAGCTGCAAGGCAAATAGTCAAAGTTGCCAGATACCGTTGGGCCTTTTGAGGGGCGGGAGAAGAACTCTGACATGCTTAACTCATTAAAGTTAATGAAGATTCCACACAACGGCCGTGGGAGGAGGTCCACATGCAGCAGGTTGTGGGCCTCGATGATGGTACACCAGGTCTTGCAGACGCAGCGGGATATGGCAAGGTAGCGTGGTGCAAGACGGTGGATGATGTTGCTGAGCACATCTTCAGGTAGCAGGTTTTCCATGCCCTCTATCGTTCCAAATTCTC
This window of the Oryza sativa Japonica Group chromosome 4, ASM3414082v1 genome carries:
- the LOC4334939 gene encoding uncharacterized protein, encoding MAILREFGTIEGMENLLPEDVLSNIIHRLAPRYLAISRCVCKTWCTIIEAHNLLHVDLLPRPLCGIFINFNELSMSEFFSRPSKGPTVSGNFDYLPCSSCIIDHCNGLLLFHKYVVNPATRQSAPLPPCPYMVVEHIFHREYLVFDPTLSPHFEVFMIPEIRRSNVWYNMLNSDDKLDPAIEELEWPPSPCILHVFSSRTKVWEERSFVREGEAAGNVSDMRLDHPYVPDTSVYVPDTSVYCRGVLYVYCQNKYVMRISLSNGKYQVIKPPSDCEGMAYTNLYLGKSMKGVYCAVRHLASRFLIYILDESSDRMEWVCKDSCSIQPCQIIDGPGPWTLQDINNQERGFEYEDGNNEAVVEDRFEWDSDNDNVIETNSRGSGGYINFLVDTTRRGRYNSGGYIDFLGFHPYKEVIFLSDSLRRGLAYHLNSSKIQDLGSLRPTNYGTEVGIQPFIQKFFPYSPWMGRFPEDN